One window from the genome of Spirosoma rhododendri encodes:
- a CDS encoding AMP-binding protein, giving the protein METSVNTLTRPWLRLYPKGVPHEIDADKYTSLATLMEEGFQRFADRPAYACMGKQITFGELDTLSRQFASFLQNDLKLLKGDRIAIQMPNTLQYPIAMFGALRAGMVVVNTNPLYTPREMQHQFKDSGAKVIVIVANFAANLEKIIDRTDIKHVVVTELGDMLGFPKKQLVNAVVKYVKKLVPSYYLPDAISFNDALSRGTRQPFKPVDIRSSELAFIQYTGGTTGVSKGAMLTQRNILANVECQYEWMKPAGVPDGAGLMVAALPLYHVYALTTNALSALRSGSMNLLITNPRDMNAFVDELKKYKITGFTGVNTLYNGLLNHPRIGEVDFSGLRITSAGGMALQTAVAERWAKLTGNTPCEGYGLTETSPVLSSNPVDGTVRVGTIGVPWPSTDMKVILDDGTDAQVGEPGEIVAKGPQVFIGYYKRPEETEKAMIDGWFKTGDIATMDTDGFFRIVDRKKDMILVSGFNVYPNEIEDVVAMCPGVGEVACIGVPNERSNEVVKVFVVKKDPALTEEAIKAYCRENLTAYKVPKQIEFRTELPKTNVGKILRRSLREEELAKGKE; this is encoded by the coding sequence ATGGAAACCTCCGTCAATACCCTCACTCGTCCCTGGCTTCGCCTTTACCCAAAAGGTGTTCCGCATGAGATCGATGCAGACAAGTATACGTCGCTGGCGACGCTGATGGAGGAGGGATTTCAGCGATTTGCCGACCGGCCAGCCTATGCCTGTATGGGTAAGCAGATTACGTTCGGTGAACTCGACACGCTGTCCCGGCAGTTTGCGTCGTTTCTGCAAAACGATCTGAAACTGCTCAAAGGTGACCGTATTGCCATTCAGATGCCGAACACGTTGCAGTACCCGATTGCCATGTTTGGGGCGCTGCGGGCTGGTATGGTGGTCGTCAATACGAATCCGCTGTATACCCCTCGTGAGATGCAGCATCAGTTTAAGGATTCGGGGGCAAAGGTCATTGTCATAGTGGCCAACTTCGCGGCCAACCTGGAGAAGATCATCGACCGCACGGATATTAAGCACGTTGTAGTTACCGAACTGGGCGACATGCTGGGCTTTCCGAAAAAGCAACTCGTCAATGCGGTGGTCAAATACGTGAAGAAGCTGGTACCGTCGTACTACCTTCCCGACGCTATTTCGTTTAACGATGCCCTCAGCCGGGGGACACGACAGCCGTTTAAACCGGTCGATATTCGTAGCAGCGAGTTAGCGTTCATTCAGTATACCGGCGGCACAACGGGCGTTTCGAAAGGGGCTATGCTGACCCAGCGTAACATCCTCGCCAACGTTGAATGCCAGTACGAATGGATGAAACCGGCCGGTGTTCCCGATGGGGCCGGCCTGATGGTAGCAGCCCTCCCACTTTACCACGTCTACGCACTGACAACCAATGCATTGAGTGCGCTTCGCAGCGGTTCAATGAACCTGCTCATTACCAATCCGCGCGATATGAACGCGTTCGTTGATGAGCTGAAAAAGTATAAAATCACCGGCTTCACGGGTGTCAATACGCTTTACAACGGGTTGCTGAATCATCCCCGCATTGGCGAGGTCGATTTCAGCGGCTTACGCATCACGTCAGCAGGGGGCATGGCCCTGCAAACCGCCGTTGCCGAGCGCTGGGCCAAACTCACTGGCAACACCCCCTGCGAAGGCTACGGTCTGACGGAAACCTCACCCGTGCTATCGTCGAACCCCGTCGACGGTACCGTGCGGGTCGGTACGATCGGGGTACCCTGGCCCAGCACCGACATGAAAGTGATTCTGGACGACGGTACCGATGCACAGGTGGGTGAACCGGGGGAGATCGTAGCCAAGGGGCCACAGGTGTTTATCGGCTATTACAAACGACCGGAGGAAACCGAAAAAGCGATGATCGATGGCTGGTTCAAAACCGGGGATATAGCCACGATGGATACCGATGGCTTCTTCCGCATCGTTGACCGGAAAAAAGATATGATTCTGGTGTCGGGCTTCAATGTGTACCCCAACGAGATCGAAGACGTGGTAGCGATGTGCCCCGGTGTGGGCGAAGTGGCCTGCATTGGTGTTCCCAACGAGCGCTCCAACGAAGTCGTGAAGGTGTTTGTCGTGAAGAAAGACCCGGCCTTAACCGAAGAAGCTATCAAAGCCTACTGCCGCGAAAATCTGACGGCCTACAAAGTCCCCAAGCAGATTGAGTTTCGCACCGAACTGCCTAAAACTAACGTCGGGAAGATTCTGCGCCGGTCGTTGCGCGAGGAAGAACTGGCCAAAGGAAAAGAATAG
- a CDS encoding FAD-dependent oxidoreductase: MKPLIIMLTDYMEEAVCGVDDLKDGELKDVRVGDTDVLLARVDGQYYALHPKCTHYQAPLSKGLLNGNRLVCPWHNACFDVRSGHRLEAPALNGLPTHEVRIEGDQVMVRLTTDKESLENPMSTPDPANNTTCVIVGSGGAGAFAAEAMREGGFTGNILMLTSSSQAPYDRPNCSKDYLQGKAPDEWMPLRTPDFYADYGIEIRTGQQVTRLDPQKKEIELSAGEGQPTERITYDKALICSGGKPNKLPVPGADLNGVHVLRSLHDSQQLRDLGQQGKRIVIVGSSFIGLEAAMSLRKLGSEVDVVGMEAIPFEKILGGRVGKVIQGWHEKEGVRFHLGRKVGTIEGTDTVEAVVLDNGDRLPTDAILLGLGVKPNVDFIAGIDREEDGSLRTDKQLQIADGLYVAGDVATYPTADGSQRIEHWKVAGQQGYTAGMNIAGQEMTYQEVPFFWSNQQGKRINYVGHAEKIDDVIYDGNPEQDDNFLAFYVQGGEVKAVAGLKRDTDIIAIRELMQYGQLPAVDKIRKGVDWKAELVTK; encoded by the coding sequence ATGAAACCACTGATAATTATGCTGACAGACTACATGGAAGAAGCCGTTTGTGGGGTCGATGACCTTAAAGACGGTGAATTAAAAGACGTCCGCGTGGGCGATACCGATGTTTTACTGGCCCGCGTTGACGGGCAATATTACGCGCTCCACCCCAAGTGTACGCACTACCAGGCACCGCTGTCGAAGGGTCTGTTGAACGGCAACCGGCTGGTATGTCCGTGGCACAACGCCTGTTTCGACGTGCGCAGCGGTCACCGGCTCGAAGCACCGGCCCTGAATGGCCTGCCCACCCACGAAGTCCGTATTGAAGGCGATCAGGTCATGGTGCGGCTGACGACCGATAAGGAAAGCCTGGAAAATCCGATGAGTACCCCCGATCCGGCCAACAACACTACCTGCGTGATTGTCGGATCAGGCGGAGCGGGGGCCTTCGCGGCAGAAGCGATGCGCGAAGGCGGCTTTACGGGTAATATCCTGATGCTGACGAGCAGCAGTCAGGCCCCCTACGACCGGCCCAACTGCTCGAAAGATTATTTGCAGGGAAAAGCTCCCGACGAATGGATGCCGCTCCGCACCCCCGACTTCTACGCCGACTACGGCATCGAAATTCGGACTGGCCAGCAGGTGACGAGGCTTGACCCGCAGAAAAAAGAAATCGAACTGAGCGCGGGCGAAGGCCAGCCGACTGAGCGAATCACCTACGATAAAGCCCTGATCTGCTCCGGCGGCAAGCCCAACAAACTCCCGGTGCCGGGCGCAGACCTGAACGGTGTGCATGTGCTGCGGAGCCTGCACGACAGTCAGCAGCTGCGCGATCTGGGTCAGCAGGGGAAGCGTATCGTGATTGTCGGTAGTTCGTTTATCGGGCTGGAAGCGGCCATGAGCCTTCGGAAGCTGGGTAGCGAGGTCGATGTGGTGGGTATGGAAGCGATACCGTTCGAGAAAATTCTGGGCGGACGAGTCGGTAAGGTAATTCAGGGCTGGCACGAAAAAGAGGGCGTCCGGTTTCATCTTGGCCGTAAGGTTGGTACAATCGAAGGCACTGATACGGTCGAAGCGGTTGTGCTCGACAACGGCGACCGGCTCCCGACTGACGCCATACTGCTCGGTCTGGGTGTGAAACCTAACGTCGACTTCATCGCAGGTATCGATCGTGAAGAAGACGGTAGCCTGCGCACCGACAAACAGCTTCAGATTGCCGACGGGTTATATGTGGCTGGTGATGTGGCTACGTATCCAACGGCCGACGGGTCGCAGCGGATCGAGCACTGGAAGGTGGCCGGGCAGCAGGGCTACACCGCCGGTATGAACATCGCCGGCCAGGAAATGACATATCAGGAAGTGCCGTTTTTCTGGTCGAATCAGCAGGGTAAGCGGATCAATTACGTCGGTCATGCTGAAAAAATCGACGACGTTATTTACGACGGTAACCCCGAGCAGGACGATAATTTTCTGGCCTTCTACGTGCAGGGCGGGGAAGTCAAAGCCGTGGCCGGGTTGAAACGCGATACCGACATTATCGCCATCCGCGAGTTGATGCAGTACGGGCAACTACCCGCTGTCGATAAAATCCGCAAGGGGGTCGACTGGAAAGCAGAGCTGGTGACGAAGTAA
- a CDS encoding TonB-dependent receptor: MSRYRAIWLALWSLLLSLPVAAQQVASIRGTVLSSDNKPVEAVTISVRGHGQGAITDEKGAFTVNRVKPGTYTIQVSAVGLKPTEKVVTVTNGETATVDFMLVENAAQLTEVTVNASRNNRFARTNSDYVSKMPLKNLENPQVYNTIGKELLTEQLVFSVDDAMRNAPGVQRMWEATGRAGDGGSYYSTRGFIVQSQLRNGLAGNVTSDIDAVNLEKLETIKGPSATLFGSALTSYGGLVNRVTKKPYETFGGEVALSAGSYDFQRASVDVNTPLNAKRNLLFRLNTAFTHEGTFQTQGFSRRLAIAPSLLYKPNDRLSVQLDAEIFRGTGVGKQIFFFYVPGASLGSTRVDQLNVDYRNSYMGTGMIQQSRSTNLFGQVNYRISPAFTSSTNISTSHSFSDGIGPYFYIIPTAGAALGNNSLVRADQSTRNSTNDVFEVQQLINGDFRVGSLRNRIVVGLDYLHINSNQLFFGSTYDVVPINSTYDYSKFNGANMAALYASKAPDFTYPLSGIRDTYSAFLSDVLNLTDRLSVLAALRVDHFNNKGGLEGSAVAPYQQTAFSPKFGLVYQAVPDKVSLFANYQNSFNNRGVYNAYDVTARDSLTQRFAKLEQANQFEAGVKLNAYSGRLSATISYYDIQVKNLLRTDPNPIAATKFAQTQDGTQLSRGIEVDVIANPFSGFNVVAGFSYNNSKLTNAPEDVNGRRPTTASSPVLANLWLSYRIQSTALRGLGFGFGGNYASDNRIQNSVSLGEFILPAYTVLNASAFYDQRKFRISAKVDNLTNQHYWIGYTTMNPQKLRNVVGSIAYKF, translated from the coding sequence ATGAGTCGTTACCGAGCCATCTGGCTAGCCCTTTGGAGTTTGCTACTATCACTTCCGGTAGCAGCCCAGCAAGTTGCCTCCATTCGGGGGACTGTTCTTTCGTCAGACAATAAACCCGTTGAAGCCGTTACCATTAGTGTACGGGGTCACGGACAGGGAGCAATCACCGATGAGAAAGGAGCGTTTACGGTTAACCGGGTCAAACCGGGAACGTACACGATTCAGGTGTCGGCGGTAGGCTTGAAACCGACCGAGAAAGTAGTTACGGTAACGAATGGCGAAACCGCCACCGTTGACTTTATGCTGGTGGAAAATGCGGCTCAACTTACCGAGGTTACGGTAAACGCCAGCCGAAATAACCGCTTCGCCCGCACCAACAGCGACTACGTGTCGAAGATGCCGCTGAAGAATCTGGAGAACCCGCAGGTATACAACACCATCGGTAAGGAACTGCTGACCGAACAGCTCGTTTTCTCCGTCGACGATGCCATGCGCAACGCGCCGGGTGTGCAGCGGATGTGGGAAGCAACGGGCCGGGCGGGCGACGGCGGCAGCTATTACAGCACCCGTGGTTTCATCGTGCAGAGTCAGCTGCGCAACGGGCTGGCCGGTAACGTGACGAGCGATATCGACGCGGTCAACCTCGAAAAACTCGAAACGATCAAAGGGCCCTCGGCAACGCTGTTCGGCAGCGCGCTGACGTCATACGGCGGGCTGGTCAACCGGGTGACGAAGAAACCCTACGAAACTTTCGGCGGTGAAGTAGCCCTGTCGGCGGGTAGCTACGATTTCCAGCGCGCCAGCGTCGATGTCAACACGCCACTCAACGCCAAACGCAACCTGCTGTTCCGCCTGAACACGGCCTTTACCCACGAAGGCACGTTCCAGACGCAGGGCTTCAGCCGCCGATTGGCCATCGCCCCCAGCCTGCTCTACAAACCCAACGACCGCCTGTCGGTGCAACTGGACGCGGAGATTTTCCGGGGTACGGGCGTCGGTAAGCAGATTTTCTTTTTCTACGTGCCGGGCGCATCGCTGGGGTCGACCCGCGTCGATCAGCTCAACGTCGACTACCGCAACTCGTACATGGGTACGGGCATGATTCAGCAGTCGCGCAGCACGAACCTCTTCGGGCAGGTCAACTACCGGATTTCGCCCGCATTCACCTCGTCGACCAATATCAGCACAAGCCACAGCTTCTCCGACGGTATCGGGCCGTACTTCTACATCATCCCAACGGCGGGTGCTGCGCTCGGCAACAATAGTCTGGTTCGGGCCGATCAGTCGACGCGCAACAGCACCAACGATGTGTTTGAGGTGCAGCAGCTCATAAACGGTGATTTCCGGGTGGGCAGCCTGCGTAACCGCATTGTGGTTGGGCTCGATTACCTGCACATCAACTCGAATCAGTTGTTTTTTGGCAGCACGTACGATGTTGTCCCCATCAACTCAACCTACGATTACAGTAAGTTCAACGGGGCCAATATGGCGGCTCTGTATGCCAGCAAAGCGCCTGACTTCACCTACCCGTTGTCGGGCATCCGCGATACCTACAGCGCCTTCCTGTCGGACGTGCTCAACCTGACCGATCGGCTGAGCGTACTGGCAGCCCTCCGCGTCGACCATTTCAACAACAAGGGTGGACTGGAAGGGTCGGCGGTGGCGCCTTATCAACAAACTGCTTTCTCACCCAAATTTGGTCTGGTGTATCAGGCCGTTCCGGATAAAGTCTCGCTGTTTGCCAACTACCAGAACAGCTTCAACAACCGGGGTGTCTACAATGCCTATGACGTTACGGCCCGCGACAGCCTGACGCAGCGTTTTGCTAAACTTGAGCAGGCCAATCAGTTTGAAGCGGGTGTCAAGCTGAACGCGTACAGCGGCCGGCTGAGCGCGACCATCAGCTATTACGATATTCAGGTGAAGAACCTGCTGCGCACCGACCCGAACCCGATTGCAGCTACCAAATTCGCCCAGACACAGGACGGTACGCAGCTGAGCCGGGGTATCGAAGTCGATGTGATTGCCAATCCATTTTCGGGCTTCAACGTCGTGGCCGGTTTCTCCTACAACAACTCGAAACTAACCAACGCGCCGGAAGACGTCAACGGTCGTCGACCTACCACAGCATCATCGCCCGTACTGGCGAATCTGTGGCTGAGCTACCGTATTCAGAGCACGGCCCTGCGCGGCTTAGGGTTCGGCTTCGGCGGCAACTACGCCAGCGACAACCGGATTCAGAACAGCGTAAGTCTGGGCGAATTTATCCTGCCAGCCTACACCGTGCTGAACGCGTCGGCTTTCTACGACCAGCGAAAGTTTCGGATTTCGGCCAAAGTCGACAACCTGACGAACCAGCACTATTGGATTGGGTACACGACAATGAACCCACAGAAGCTGCGAAACGTCGTTGGCAGTATCGCTTACAAATTCTAA